The Nodularia sp. LEGE 06071 genome contains the following window.
ATTGAAGCTATCAGCATCAAAAGGGCTAGATGACATAAAACCTGATGTTGGGGGGATGGTAGCTTGCTCAATGAGAGTTTCTATGCTCACGACCGCGCCTCCTGATAAGTCTTTAATTTTAATACTCACTTACTAGTTTGCTAGAAAATCTTAAAAATTACATTTTATTTCACAAATCTGATACTTTTTTGTAGGCTAACAGTTAAATATCCTGCCAAAAAATGGTAGCGGTGCAAAAACTTTGTATTCTGTACTTGAGAAAAAATACCGACGACTGCAAAAAGAACTAACGGTGGGGGCGATTTCTCTGGCTGGCGTTTTCCTGACTGGCACTTTGTGGTACAAGTTCATTGAGGGTTGGTCATGGGAAGACGCGGCTTATATGACTGTCATCACCTTAACGACTGTGGGCTATGGTGAGACCAATCCCTTGAGTAGCCGAGGCAGATTATTTACAATTGCCTTAATTTTGTTGGGTGTCATCAATATTGGTTACATGGTCAACAGATTTACAGAAGCCGTGATTCAGGGCTACTTTCAAGAAGGAATTAGACTACGGCAACAGAGAAGGCTAATGGAATCACTGACAGAACATTACATCATCTGTGGATTTAGTCGCACTGGTCGTCAAATTGCCAAGGAATTTCAGGCGGAAGGCGTACCTTTTGTGGTGGTTGATTCTAATTTGGAATCTGTGGAACAGGTACAAGCAGCAAATTACATAGCATACCAAGGTGATGTGACTCTGGATGACACACTCTTGAATGTTGGGGTGGAACGAGCGATTTGTATAGTGGCTGCATTGCCTTCTGATGCGGAAAATTTATATACAGTTTTAACAGCAAAAACACTGAATCCACGAATTCGCGCGATCGCACGAGCCAGTACAGAAGAATCTGTAAAAAAATTACAACGGGGTGGGGCTGATACTGTGGTTTCACCCTACATTACTGGTGGGAAGCGCATGGCTGCGGCGGCTCTTAGACCCCAAGTTTTGGATTTTGTCGATGGTTTCATCTCAGGCCTAGACGGACAGTTTTATATGGAAGAATTTTTACTAGACCCTGCGGTGTATCCTTATGTGGGTCACACTCTCAGACAAACAAGATTGCGATCGCAATCCGGCGCATTAGTAATTGCCATTCGTCGCGCCGATGGACATCTGATTGGTGGTCCCACTGGTGATACTGTGTTATTACCAGGAGATACCCTAATTTGCATGGGGACATCGGAACAATTGCGTAGCCTGAACCAAATTCTCATCCCAATTAATTCTCAACGCCGGCGACGACCGAGAAATAACTAATTCTTTACCCACGGCAAAATACTGTTGAGTGTTAATTCCATCCGTGTAACGGTGCGATATCTTTGGTGAAACTTGCGATAATTCTTGGCGGTGCGACGGATATTAAAACACTGGGATAAACTGCTGCACCCCAGACAGGATGAACCAGCACACGACATTTGTTTTTAATCACTTGATAGTTGAGTAAGGCTTTGACAACGGCGGTGTCATTGTGGGGAACTTCTCCCGGATGGGAAAGTAAGGGATAGCCAGTGCGAGGGTCAATCAAGTCTGTTAAATAGCCGTGATCGCGCAATTGAAATGCGAGGTCAAAGCCAAACCGCATAAACTTTTCCCGCAAGCGTTCTTTCTCTATTTCGATTTCTGGCGTACTTTTTACTAGTTGATCACGTGACTGCTGTAAAACAATTACAACCCATAAACAAGGTTGATTTTTCCAATCTGGTAATATCCGTTCGCAGTTGGCACAGATATACGGACTGGGTGAATGAATAGAAATCTGAACCGCTTGTCCTGTTTCGGCAACCAAATTAATAGGACAGCCTTGCTCCGAAGTGTAAACTGGGGAATAGTTCACCATATTAATTCGGCTTTTGCAAGTTTTACATATAACTCTTGGTATGATAATAACCCTTAAAAGTTCCTAAATATGATCAAGTTTCCCTAAAAGGTGAGGTTTCTGGAAAGTTATTGTGTAGAAATCGAGATTTTTTTAATCTAATTTTTATGGTTGATTAACTTATACTTAGGAATCTGGATACTACAACTACTTAGGTTAGCTGAATCAACAGATCAAAATTTCCACCCTCGCTCTAGAAAATAGAGGTCAAAACCTAAATGGGATGACCTATATAAATGAAAAAATATCTTGATAAATTGAGTCGGGATGCAATTAATCCAGTTTGAGTGCATTAACTGGGACTTCATCCCAAGAACTAACTATCCGCAATTGTGCTATCCAACCGGCGGATTTTTGGCTATCGGTCAAGTTTCCTTGAAAGGAATCATGACAATCTTGGGCTTGCGATTCATTACAACAAGCAATACAGGCATAAATCATCCCAGAAGGATCAATCTGCTCATTTACCCAAATTTTCATCGGATACATCCTCTAAAATTAAACGCTGAAAAACTAATTTGTGATTTTAGGATACTACTAAGAGTGGGGATTGAATATAGAACCGATACTTTTTTGCTAAGGAGAGGGGAGAAATGTCTGAAGTTTAATGCATTGCTGTTGCCACATCTACAGCATTAGTTTTTAGCTGACCATCTTCCATATAAATAATCCGATCAGCAATATCAAGAATCCGGTTGTCATGAGTAACTAGCAAGATTGTACAGCCTTGCTCTTTTGCTAATTTTTGCATTAATTCCACGACATCGCGCCCAGATTTTTTGTCTAATGCGGCTGTGGGTTCATCGGCTAAAACAATTTTAGGGTGACTGACTAAGGCACGAGCGATCGCAACTCGTTGTTTTTGTCCCCCTGAGAGATTCTCTGGATAGTAATTCACATGATCTGCTAAACCCACAGTTTCCAGCATGGCGATCGCTTTGGCGTTGATATCCTGCTGGAAGAACTCGTCATGCAACTCTATGGACATCCGGACATTATCTTTAGCTGTCAAAAAAGTCATCAGATTATGTGCTTGAAAAATATAACCAATCTGGCGACGCAGCCTAGTTAATTGTCCTTTGCTGGCTCCACAAATTTCCTGTCCTAAGATTTTCAGACTACCTTCTTGGGCAGAGCGTAGTCCACCCATGAGGGTTAAGAGAGTGGTTTTTCCTGAACCTGATGGACCAGTCATAATCACAATTTCACCCGCGTTAATCTGCAAATTAATCTCAGATAAGACTTGTTTACGCAGGTTCCCGCCGCCAAAGTAGTGATTGAGGTTGTGAACAGCAATCACAGGTTCCACATCTGAGATATTTGAGGGGTAGTTTCCTGATATAGTGTTTTGTATCATGGGTTTTTATGGCCAAAATTCTGTCAGGTGGGAATTAGAAAACATCTGCGGGGTCGGCTGTGCGTAACTTTTGCATGGCGATCGCACCAGAGAAACTACACATAATCACAGTTAGAATAAATACAGTTGTGGCTCTTTCTAGCTTCATGGCTATGGGTAGCATTGTGACTGCGTAGGCAAGCTGATATAATCCAAAGGAAAGAAAAAATGCGGGGATATAACCCAAGACAGCTAAGAATAAAGCTTCTTGTAGCAAAACTCCCAACAAATAGCGATCGCTATAACCCATTGCTTTGAGGGTGGCGTATTCCGGTAAATGTTCGGAGACATCAGAGTAAAGAATTTGATAGACAATCACGATACCGACAATAAACCCGACTACCACACCTAAACCGAAAATAAAACCAATCCCAGTCCCCTCAGCCCAGTATTTCTTTTCTATTTGGGCAAAACCTTCTGGAGTCAGAACGCTGACATCATTGGGTAACTCTGCGGTTAATTGCGATCGCACTTTTTCTGCATCAGCACCAGGCTTGAGAGTGATTAAACCCACTTCTATACGGTCTCTTTGACGTTCGGGAAAGAGTCGTAAAAAGGTAGAATCACTGGTGATCACATTCCCATCAGCCGCAAAGGAAGCACCATTACTAAATACGCCTCTCACACGGATAGCTTTATTATTCAATTCAGTGTCAAATTTGCCTGTTTTTTGGAATATATCACCCACAGTTCCATATTCTGGACGACCTGCTTGATCAAACAGCACTTGATGCAATTGTTTCAGATGAGCTTGATTTTCTTGAACTTCGGGAAATTTCAATGCCGATTGTGCTGGATCGATACCCCAAACCAAGATAGCCCGATCAAGACGTGTTTCGGGATTGCGCCATTGTCCAGTGCCAATGTAAACAGAATTTACTGATTTTACACCTTCATAACCCAATGTTTGATAGAGTCGCTCTCTAGAAAAGCTTTTGACGGAAACTAGAGTTTGAAATTGGGGATTAATTAAAACCAAATCTGCTTGTAAATTGCGATGAGGTTGGATGGCTGAATCAAACAGCGCACTTTCAAAACCTAGCTGAATAAACATCAGCATATCAGCAAAAGTAATCCCAGCAACTGCAACTAACAGACGAGTTTTTTCTTTCATTAACTGTCGCCATGCTAGCGGAGTTTTGCGTGATTTTTTGAAAAACATAATTGGGGAGTGGGGAGTGGGGAGTAGGGAGTAGGGAGCAGGGGAGCAGGGAGCAGGGGAGCAGGGAGCAGGGGAGCAGGGAGCAGGGAGCAGGGAGCAGGGAGCAGGGAGCAGGGAGCAGGGAGCAGGGGAGCAGGGAGCAGGGAGCAGGGGGAAAGATTGTAACTTCCCAATGAGTGGGGAGTGGAAAATATTGTTATTTTTAACTTGGGTATTCTATAATTCAATTGCTGTTTGAACTTGCAAGTTAGTTAATCCTGCTACTTGTTTGCTGTCTTCAGGATGCAGACGAATTTTGACATCAATCACCCGGCTATCGAGGTTTTCTCCTGGTTCGTTGCTAAAGACATTTTGTCTATTTACCTGTAAACCAATTTGGGAAACTGTTCCTCGCAATTCACCAGGAAATACTTGACTGGTAACTATTGCTGACTGTCCTATTTGAATTTTATTAATATCGCTTTGATAGACTTCGGCGACTGCAATCATTTGCTCAGTTTCTGCCAAATCTGCAATCCCCGCCTCACGAATTTTTTCTCCGACTCGTGTATGAATTTTGAGAATTTGTCCGTCTATTGGGGCTTTAATATAAGTTGATTCTAAGTTAGTTTGCATTTGTTTGACTGTAGCGATCGCATTCTCAATTTCACTCTTGGCTGCTTCCACATCTACGGGACGAATTTCGGCAATACTGCTGAGTGTGGCTTTGGCTTCACTGATTTGTTTGTTACTTGTGGAGTTAATTCGGGTGAGTGTAACTTGAGCTTGGGCTAATTCTCTACTAGCAGTAGAATTAATCCGATTCAGCACTGCTTGTCCTTCTGAGAGTTGCTGTTGTGCGGTGTCTAAACTCAAGCGCTTACTATCAAATAAAGAACTGGAAATTGCGCCTTCAGAGGATAATTGCTGATAACGTTCATATTCCGCTTGAGCATTATTAAGTTCTGCTTCGAGCTTTTTAATTGTCGCCTCTTGTGCTATCCTTTCTCCTAACCATTGTGCTTCGATGCGAGCGATCGCTTCTTCTTGACCTATTTTATCTCCTTGTAACTGGGCTTGTAAGCGTTCAATAGTTGCTTGCTGTGCCTGAATTTCTCCAGTTTTTGCCCCAGCTTCAACTTGAGCCAATTTAGTTTTAGCCACTCTCACCTGTTGTTCTGCTTGGAGTACAGCAGTTTGTAGGCGAGTGCGTGAGTCTAAAATTGCCACCACCTGACCTGATTTGACTCTATCGCCCTCTTGGACTAAAATTTGGGCAATGCGATCGCCATCCAAGTCCAAAGGTGCAGACAGGCTAATTACCTCGGTTTCTGGTTCTAGTCTTCCTAAAGCCGATATTTTTGGTGCAATTGGTGCAGGTTCTTCAAGTTCAGAAGAAGCAGTTTGACCAACAAAACCAGACTGAGAAATCCCATAAACAGCAATTCCACCTGTAATCACCGTAGCAGCTACTACTAATAGTATTAACCTTTGATTGGGGATTTTAAATAACACATTTGGAGTCATTCTTTACCTCACTACACACACTATTTTATGGAGATATTTAGGCACAAATAATTAAAACTTTCGTCTGATTGAGGAATTAGCTATATTATGGGTTTTCTGATAAATAGCTGGTGATCATTTTACCTAGTAAGGCGCATTGTTCAGGAAAATTAATTGTTTGATTACCCCATAATTTTTCTAGAATTAAACCATTAATAAAGCTCAAGATAAAGGATGCCAATACTGGATCTTGAATCCCCAAAAAATCACA
Protein-coding sequences here:
- a CDS encoding potassium channel family protein encodes the protein MYSVLEKKYRRLQKELTVGAISLAGVFLTGTLWYKFIEGWSWEDAAYMTVITLTTVGYGETNPLSSRGRLFTIALILLGVINIGYMVNRFTEAVIQGYFQEGIRLRQQRRLMESLTEHYIICGFSRTGRQIAKEFQAEGVPFVVVDSNLESVEQVQAANYIAYQGDVTLDDTLLNVGVERAICIVAALPSDAENLYTVLTAKTLNPRIRAIARASTEESVKKLQRGGADTVVSPYITGGKRMAAAALRPQVLDFVDGFISGLDGQFYMEEFLLDPAVYPYVGHTLRQTRLRSQSGALVIAIRRADGHLIGGPTGDTVLLPGDTLICMGTSEQLRSLNQILIPINSQRRRRPRNN
- a CDS encoding methylmalonic aciduria and homocystinuria type D protein is translated as MVNYSPVYTSEQGCPINLVAETGQAVQISIHSPSPYICANCERILPDWKNQPCLWVVIVLQQSRDQLVKSTPEIEIEKERLREKFMRFGFDLAFQLRDHGYLTDLIDPRTGYPLLSHPGEVPHNDTAVVKALLNYQVIKNKCRVLVHPVWGAAVYPSVLISVAPPRIIASFTKDIAPLHGWN
- a CDS encoding glycogen debranching protein, yielding MKIWVNEQIDPSGMIYACIACCNESQAQDCHDSFQGNLTDSQKSAGWIAQLRIVSSWDEVPVNALKLD
- a CDS encoding DevA family ABC transporter ATP-binding protein, with protein sequence MIQNTISGNYPSNISDVEPVIAVHNLNHYFGGGNLRKQVLSEINLQINAGEIVIMTGPSGSGKTTLLTLMGGLRSAQEGSLKILGQEICGASKGQLTRLRRQIGYIFQAHNLMTFLTAKDNVRMSIELHDEFFQQDINAKAIAMLETVGLADHVNYYPENLSGGQKQRVAIARALVSHPKIVLADEPTAALDKKSGRDVVELMQKLAKEQGCTILLVTHDNRILDIADRIIYMEDGQLKTNAVDVATAMH
- the devC gene encoding ABC transporter permease DevC, whose protein sequence is MFFKKSRKTPLAWRQLMKEKTRLLVAVAGITFADMLMFIQLGFESALFDSAIQPHRNLQADLVLINPQFQTLVSVKSFSRERLYQTLGYEGVKSVNSVYIGTGQWRNPETRLDRAILVWGIDPAQSALKFPEVQENQAHLKQLHQVLFDQAGRPEYGTVGDIFQKTGKFDTELNNKAIRVRGVFSNGASFAADGNVITSDSTFLRLFPERQRDRIEVGLITLKPGADAEKVRSQLTAELPNDVSVLTPEGFAQIEKKYWAEGTGIGFIFGLGVVVGFIVGIVIVYQILYSDVSEHLPEYATLKAMGYSDRYLLGVLLQEALFLAVLGYIPAFFLSFGLYQLAYAVTMLPIAMKLERATTVFILTVIMCSFSGAIAMQKLRTADPADVF
- a CDS encoding ABC exporter membrane fusion protein; this translates as MTPNVLFKIPNQRLILLVVAATVITGGIAVYGISQSGFVGQTASSELEEPAPIAPKISALGRLEPETEVISLSAPLDLDGDRIAQILVQEGDRVKSGQVVAILDSRTRLQTAVLQAEQQVRVAKTKLAQVEAGAKTGEIQAQQATIERLQAQLQGDKIGQEEAIARIEAQWLGERIAQEATIKKLEAELNNAQAEYERYQQLSSEGAISSSLFDSKRLSLDTAQQQLSEGQAVLNRINSTASRELAQAQVTLTRINSTSNKQISEAKATLSSIAEIRPVDVEAAKSEIENAIATVKQMQTNLESTYIKAPIDGQILKIHTRVGEKIREAGIADLAETEQMIAVAEVYQSDINKIQIGQSAIVTSQVFPGELRGTVSQIGLQVNRQNVFSNEPGENLDSRVIDVKIRLHPEDSKQVAGLTNLQVQTAIEL